Part of the Jatrophihabitans sp. GAS493 genome, GTGGTGCCCGAGCCGTAGACGATCTGGAAGAGCCCCTCCGGCAGGCCGGCGGCGGCGGCGATCTCGGCGGCCCAGAGGGCGATGAGCGGCGTCTGGCTGTCGGGCTTCAAGACGACCGCGTTGCCCGACATCCAGGCCGGCATCGCGTCGGAGATGGTGAGGATGAGCGGGTAGTTCCACGGCGCGATCATGCCGACGACGCCCTTGGCGTGGTAGACCTCGCGAACTGGGGTGCCCAACTGCAGCACCCCGAAGTGTCGCTTCTCCTTCAGCACTGACGGGCCGCTGCGCGAGATCCAGGCCGAGTTGGCGGCGACGTCGAAGATCTCGTCGAAGGCGTGCGCGCGGGCCTTGCCGGTCTCGGTCTGGAGGATGTCCAGGCCCTCCTCCTGGCGCTGCACGGCGATCTCGCCGATCTTGCGGATGATCGCCGCCCGCTCCTTCGCCGGCCGCTTGGCCCAGAGCTTCTGGGCGGCCGCTGCGGTGGCGAAGGCGGTACGCACGTCCTCGACGCTGGAGACCGGGATGGCGGCGATCGGCGCACCATTGGCCGGGCTCGTCGTAGTGCGTGTGGTGCCCGAGGTGGCGACGATGCGGGCGGTGAGCCGCCGGGCAACCGAGGGGCTCATGCTCCAGGTGGCCGTGGGGTCCTTCTCGGGATCGACGATCAGCGACTCAGTCATTCGTCGAGACTAGGGTGCCTAGCCCCCCAATTGCCAGAGCCAAGTGAGCTGAGTCGCAGCGCTCAGGCGCCGCACAGCCACGCGTTGAATCCTGATTCGATGAGCAGCGAGTGGAGTCAGCCGCCGAAGGTCTCGGCCGTCTACTTCGACATCGGCGAGACGGTCCTTGACCGGAGTCGGGAGTACGCGGCCTGGGCGGCCTTCCTCGGGCTGCCGTCGCACACCTTCTCGGCGGTCTTCGGTGCGATCGTGAGCCGGGGTGGCGGTGTCAGCGACGTGCTGCACTATCTGCGTCCGTCCGAGAGCGTCGGTTCGCTGCGGGACGGGCTGCAGCGTTCCGGGTTGGTGCCGCCGCTGACCGATGAGGACCTTTACCCTGGTGTCCGGATCTTGCTCAAGCAGCTGCGGGCGGCCGGGCTGGCTGTGGGAATCGTCGGCAATCAGCCGCTGGCGCTGGGTGAGCAACTGCGGCGCCTCGATCTCGACGCTGACGTCGTCGCGGTCTCGGCCGAATGGGGTCTGGAGAAGCCGGATCCGAGATTCTTCCAGCGCTGCGTCCAGACCGCGGGCTGCGCGTCGGCCGACGTGCTCTACGTGGGCGACCAGCTCGACAACGACGTGCGGGGGGCGCTGGCCGCCGGGCTGCAGGTGGTGCGGGTTCGTAGCGGACCATGGGGTCTGTTGACCGGTGATGATGAGTTGGAGGCTCGCTGCCTGGCCGTCATCGACTCTATCGCCGACCTCGCGGATGTCCTCGATCTGGAGAACTAGGTCAATGCAGGGTTCGGTTGAAGAACCGCCACAGGAGCAAAGCGGCACCGGGTGTGGAGGGCGATGTGGTGGGCCAGCCGTGCTCCTGCCCGGTGTAGAGCACGGTGCTGACGGCCGTCCCGCCGGAGCAGCTGGACCAACTCGTGATGGTGGCCAGACCGTCACGAACACTGGTGGACGTGGCCGAGCAGGCGTCGCGGGTGCGCAATGCGATCGCCGCCGCGGCGAGGGCCGCACCGGCTGGCATAGCGTCGGTGGAGATCGGCAGTTCCGGGTCGTCCGCCCCGACCACGACCAGGGCCGACGTGTGGCTGCTCGCCGCGCAACTGGTCAGCGGGGTCGCGCTGACTGCGGCAAAGGCCGCGAAGAGCTGCGGTTCGCGGCACATGACGTCGTAGGCCAACTTGCCACCATTGCTGTAGCCCGCGAGGTAGACGCGCCCGCTCGTCACCGACTGGCTGCTCTCCGCGGCGGCGACGACATCGGCCACGAAACCGACATCATCGACGTTGGAGGGGCCGGCCTGGCCGCAGCAGCTGTCGGCGTCCACATTCCACGACTTCTGGTATCCGGCCGGGTACACCAGGATCGCCTCGCCGCGATTGGCCAGCGGCAGGAGTTCGTCACGCAGCGCCTCCTGCGTCGGTGACGCATTCTGACCGGCCAGCACCACGATCAACGGCAGCGGCCCGCTCCGCCGTGAGGGCGCGATCGTCAGGTATGTGCGGAGGATCCCGCCGGAGATCAGCGTTGACGTAGCGACGGTGGTGGCCGGTGCGAGGAGCTGTACCGCGCTCACCGGGTAGCCGGCCGACGTGACGCTCGAAGTCGGCTGAAATGCGGATGCCGACGTCGCCGGCGCTGCGGCGGCGACCGAGCGATCGGTCCCGCCGGCCGCGCCGAAGAGGGCGAGCGAGCCCGAGACGAGGACGCAGATAAGCAGAGCGGCCGTCGCCTGCTGCCAACGATTCCTCCGGCGCGGATTGCCCCGTCGGCCGCCACCCCACCGCCCACTCCGCCCGCTCCACCCGCTCCGCACGGATCGAGACTGCGGGTCGTTGCTACGGGTGGACCATGAATTCCTGGTGAATCGCCTTTCCCCTCGCCAATTCACAACGTTCCCTGGGCGTGCACCCAGCGGCCTCCAGCAGCGTGCTGGGAGTGACTACTCACCTGAATGCCATCGGAGGTGGCAGGCAGCGTGGCGGGTCCCTGCGCGCCAACGGGTCCCTGCGCGACATCATTCGCTGGCAGCGGGCGCGACGGCCGGCCAGCAGCTATCTGGAGGATGCCCGCAGCGACCGAAGCCTGAGCTATGCGGCCCTGGAACGGATCGTCGAGTGCTGGTCGCTCGTGCTCGCTCGCCGCGACGGCGAGCCCAGCCGAGGAGCGGGCCCGGCGCAGGAGCCCGCCGATCCGCTGGCCGCGCAGCCCCGGATCGCGCTGCTGATCGACGATCCGTTGGTATTCGCAGCCGTATATCTCTCGGTGATCGCGGCCGGCTGCACCGTCGCTCCGATCGATGCCGGCGTCCCAGCGGCTGAGTTGCGCCGAATCATCGACCGGCCGGCTGCCGACGCCCCGAACCTGCTCATCACCGACCAGCGAGGGCTCGACGCGGTGGCCGGGTGCCAGATCGTCACGGTCGACAGCGAAGAGCAGGGCCTGCCACCGGACGAGTTGATCCTGAGGTCTCGGCTGGGCGCGCGGAGTCGTCCGGCGGCGGCGGGCGCGCTTCGCCTCAGCACCTCCGGCTCAACCGGCCAACCGAAGGTCGTCGAGCTGGGCGAGGCGCAGTTGCTGCACGTCGCCCGGCAGGTCGCCGCGCACAACGAGCTCAGCGACGCGGACCGGGGCTTCTGCTCGCTGCCGCTGTTTCACATCAACGCGCAGGTGGTCGGGCTCCTCTCCACGCTGGTCAGCGGTGCGACCATGGTCCTCGATCGACGATTCCATCGCACGGGCTTCTG contains:
- a CDS encoding HAD family hydrolase, with the translated sequence MSSEWSQPPKVSAVYFDIGETVLDRSREYAAWAAFLGLPSHTFSAVFGAIVSRGGGVSDVLHYLRPSESVGSLRDGLQRSGLVPPLTDEDLYPGVRILLKQLRAAGLAVGIVGNQPLALGEQLRRLDLDADVVAVSAEWGLEKPDPRFFQRCVQTAGCASADVLYVGDQLDNDVRGALAAGLQVVRVRSGPWGLLTGDDELEARCLAVIDSIADLADVLDLEN
- a CDS encoding PHB depolymerase family esterase, with protein sequence MRSGWSGRSGRWGGGRRGNPRRRNRWQQATAALLICVLVSGSLALFGAAGGTDRSVAAAAPATSASAFQPTSSVTSAGYPVSAVQLLAPATTVATSTLISGGILRTYLTIAPSRRSGPLPLIVVLAGQNASPTQEALRDELLPLANRGEAILVYPAGYQKSWNVDADSCCGQAGPSNVDDVGFVADVVAAAESSQSVTSGRVYLAGYSNGGKLAYDVMCREPQLFAAFAAVSATPLTSCAASSHTSALVVVGADDPELPISTDAMPAGAALAAAAIALRTRDACSATSTSVRDGLATITSWSSCSGGTAVSTVLYTGQEHGWPTTSPSTPGAALLLWRFFNRTLH
- a CDS encoding AMP-binding protein, whose protein sequence is MTTHLNAIGGGRQRGGSLRANGSLRDIIRWQRARRPASSYLEDARSDRSLSYAALERIVECWSLVLARRDGEPSRGAGPAQEPADPLAAQPRIALLIDDPLVFAAVYLSVIAAGCTVAPIDAGVPAAELRRIIDRPAADAPNLLITDQRGLDAVAGCQIVTVDSEEQGLPPDELILRSRLGARSRPAAAGALRLSTSGSTGQPKVVELGEAQLLHVARQVAAHNELSDADRGFCSLPLFHINAQVVGLLSTLVSGATMVLDRRFHRTGFWDLMQAREITWINAVPAILSILSREDFPPPLPKLRLIRSASAPLPSSVRTTIETSLQVPLVESYGMTEAASQITATPLHDRARPGSAGRAVGVELSVRTGTGECAATDEVGRIWIRGPGVITGYVGGRAAERFDPAGWLDTGDLGLLDADGYVYLRGRADDVINRGGELIHPREIQEILLADRRVLEAIVVGRPDPVLGAVAVARVITAPSCRTELERAALLADLDQLCRTRLSRFKRPEAVEIVDDLPRAATGKIRTHLVRELVCHGRL